One genomic window of Eptesicus fuscus isolate TK198812 chromosome 6, DD_ASM_mEF_20220401, whole genome shotgun sequence includes the following:
- the PNMA2 gene encoding paraneoplastic antigen Ma2 — MALALLEDWCRIMSVDDQKSLMVTGIPVECEEAEIQEVLQDTLKSLGRYRLLGKIVRKQENASAVLLELLGDTDVSEIPSEVQGRGGVWKVVFKTPNQDAEFLERLHLFLEKEGQTVSGMFRALGHEGVSPAAVPCVSPELLAQVVGQAVAHAPQPLLPMRYRKLRVFSGSAVPAPEEEPFEIWLEQATEIVKEWPVAEAEKKRWLMESLRGPALDLLRIVQADNPSVSVDECLEAFKQVFGSLESRRTSQVRYLKTYQEDGEKVSAYVLRLETLLRKAVEKRAIPRNIADQVRLEQVLAGASLSETLWCRLRELKDQGPAPNFLELMKVIREEEEEEAALENENSDDPDEGDDGYGHWHKETDN; from the coding sequence ATGGCACTGGCGCTGTTGGAGGACTGGTGCCGGATAATGAGTGTGGATGACCAGAAATCCCTGATGGTGACGGGGATACCTGTGGAGTGTGAGGAGGCTGAGATCCAGGAGGTTCTCCAGGACACGTTAAAGTCCCTGGGCAGGTACCGGCTGCTGGGCAAGATAGTCAGGAAGCAGGAGAATGCCAGCGCCGTCTTATTAGAGCTCCTGGGGGACACTGATGTCTCGGAGATCCCCAGTGAGgttcaggggagggggggcgtctGGAAAGTGGTCTTTAAGACCCCTAACCAGGACGCTGAGTTTCTTGAAAGACTGCACCTCTTTCTAGAAAAAGAGGGGCAGACCGTCTCGGGGATGTTCCGAGCCCTTGGGCATGAGGGAGTGTCTCCAGCCGCCGTGCCCTGCGTATCCCCGGAGTTGCTGGCCCAGGTGGTGGGGCAGGCAGTAGCGCATGCCCCGCAGCCCCTGCTGCCCATGCGGTACCGGAAGCTGCGGGTGTTCTCGGGCAGCGCCGTGCCCGCCCCAGAGGAGGAGCCCTTTGAAATCTGGTTGGAACAGGCCACCGAGATAGTCAAAGAGTGGCCGGTAGCAGAGGCAGAAAAGAAAAGGTGGCTGATGGAAAGCCTGCGCGGCCCCGCCCTGGACCTCCTGCGCATCGTGCAGGCAGACAACCCCTCCGTGAGCGTGGACGAGTGTCTGGAGGCCTTCAAGCAGGTGTTTGGGAGCCTGGAGAGCCGCCGCACCTCCCAGGTGCGGTACCTGAAGACCTATCAGGAGGACGGCGAGAAGGTCTCCGCCTACGTGCTGCGGCTGGAGACGCTGCTGCGCAAGGCTGTGGAGAAGCGCGCCATCCCCAGGAACATCGCAGACCAGGTCCGCCTGGAGCAGGTGCTGGCCGGGGCGAGCCTCAGCGAGACCCTGTGGTGCAGGCTTAGGGAGCTGAAAGACCAGGGACCGGCCCCCAACTTCCTTGAGTTAATGAAGGTgatccgggaggaggaggaggaggaggccgctCTTGAAAATGAGAATTCTGACGATCCAGATGAAGGTGACGATGGCTATGGGCACTGGCACAAGGAGACGGATAACTAA